The Corynebacterium suranareeae genome window below encodes:
- a CDS encoding bifunctional 3,4-dihydroxy-2-butanone-4-phosphate synthase/GTP cyclohydrolase II, whose protein sequence is MSENVRAHSQLDSVEEAIADIAAGKAVVVVDDEDRENEGDIIFAAELATPELVAFMVRYSSGYICAPLTAEDADRLDLPPMTAHNQDARGTAYTVTVDANTGTTGISATDRAHTLRLLADPDANRTDFTRPGHVVPLRAREGGVLVRAGHTEAAVDLARAAGLRPAGVICEVVSEDDPTGMARLPELRRFCDEHDLKLISIEQLIEWRRKNEILVERQVETVLPTDFGNFRAVGYRSIIDDTELVAIVAGDVASDRGENVLVRVHSECLTGDVFGSRRCDCGQQLHESLRMIQEAGRGVVVYMRGHEGRGIGLLAKLRAYQLQDEGADTVDANLALGLPADAREFGTSAQILYDLGVRSLNLISNNPAKKVGLEGHGISIANRTPIPVAVHEDNVRYLKTKRDRMGHDLPDVAQWEQEHPTS, encoded by the coding sequence GTGAGTGAAAACGTGCGGGCACACAGCCAATTAGATTCTGTTGAAGAGGCAATAGCTGACATCGCTGCGGGCAAGGCAGTGGTGGTTGTTGATGATGAAGATCGGGAAAACGAAGGCGACATCATCTTCGCTGCTGAACTTGCCACCCCAGAATTAGTCGCCTTCATGGTGCGCTATTCCTCGGGATATATCTGCGCACCTTTAACAGCAGAAGACGCGGATCGGCTTGATTTGCCACCCATGACCGCACACAACCAAGATGCTCGCGGTACGGCATACACAGTCACTGTTGATGCCAACACCGGCACAACAGGTATTTCTGCGACTGATCGTGCACACACTTTGCGTCTGCTTGCAGACCCTGATGCCAATCGGACTGATTTCACCCGCCCAGGCCACGTCGTGCCACTTCGCGCTCGCGAAGGAGGCGTGCTGGTGCGTGCTGGACACACAGAAGCTGCAGTCGACCTAGCCCGTGCTGCCGGTCTACGCCCAGCAGGTGTGATCTGTGAAGTAGTCAGTGAGGATGACCCCACTGGCATGGCACGACTGCCAGAGCTTCGACGTTTCTGCGATGAGCACGATCTAAAACTGATCTCCATTGAGCAGCTGATTGAATGGCGACGCAAAAACGAGATCTTGGTTGAACGTCAAGTAGAAACCGTATTGCCAACTGATTTTGGAAACTTCCGCGCAGTTGGTTACAGGTCGATCATTGACGATACGGAACTCGTGGCCATTGTGGCAGGCGATGTCGCATCCGATCGTGGCGAAAATGTCCTGGTTCGAGTCCATTCTGAATGCTTGACTGGCGATGTTTTTGGGTCCAGGCGTTGTGATTGCGGGCAGCAACTCCATGAGTCTTTGCGCATGATCCAAGAAGCAGGTCGGGGAGTAGTTGTCTACATGCGTGGACATGAAGGCCGCGGAATTGGTCTATTGGCCAAGTTGCGTGCATATCAACTCCAAGATGAAGGCGCCGATACCGTGGATGCCAACCTGGCACTGGGACTTCCTGCTGACGCCCGTGAATTTGGCACCAGCGCGCAGATCCTTTATGACCTCGGTGTGCGATCGCTCAACTTGATCAGCAACAACCCTGCAAAAAAGGTCGGTCTGGAAGGGCATGGGATTTCCATTGCCAACCGGACTCCCATTCCAGTAGCAGTGCATGAAGACAATGTTCGTTACTTGAAAACCAAGCGTGATCGCATGGGGCATGATCTTCCCGATGTCGCCCAGTGGGAACAAGAACACCCAACCAGTTAA
- the ribD gene encoding bifunctional diaminohydroxyphosphoribosylaminopyrimidine deaminase/5-amino-6-(5-phosphoribosylamino)uracil reductase RibD yields the protein MDIAHALELAHRASEQVRGTTSPNPPVGAVILDSAGEVAGVGATAPPGGPHAEVVALQAAGERAKGGTAVVTLEPCNHYGRTGPCSKALVDAGIHHVFYANADPFPSAAGGADFLVEAGVETHFLNQPIRALQPWLEATVLGRPHVTLKFASTLDGFAGATDGTSQWITGATARAFVHEDRSKRDAIVVGTGTAISDNPSLTARTDDGLYPHQPRRVVIGSREISPDSNLAELGFGQYAGIPEALSALWDSGCRDVLIEGGPTLAAAALRLGVVDQIQAYVAPALLGAGKSVLNWPQATTMAEIMRFETTAVRQLGEDILIEMKRKDH from the coding sequence ATGGATATCGCGCACGCTTTAGAACTAGCCCACCGCGCATCAGAGCAGGTTCGAGGCACAACCAGCCCTAATCCGCCGGTGGGTGCAGTTATTTTGGATTCTGCAGGCGAGGTTGCAGGTGTCGGTGCCACCGCACCGCCGGGAGGCCCGCATGCCGAGGTCGTTGCGTTGCAGGCCGCCGGGGAGCGCGCCAAAGGCGGCACGGCGGTGGTTACTTTAGAGCCGTGTAATCATTACGGCCGCACGGGCCCATGTTCTAAGGCGCTTGTCGACGCCGGGATCCATCACGTGTTTTACGCCAACGCGGATCCGTTCCCCTCAGCTGCTGGGGGCGCTGACTTTTTAGTGGAGGCGGGCGTCGAAACGCATTTTTTAAATCAGCCAATCAGGGCGTTGCAGCCATGGTTGGAGGCCACAGTGTTGGGCAGGCCGCATGTAACACTGAAGTTTGCCTCAACTCTTGATGGTTTTGCCGGTGCCACCGATGGGACGAGCCAGTGGATTACCGGAGCAACTGCGCGCGCTTTTGTCCATGAAGATCGCAGTAAAAGAGATGCCATCGTAGTGGGCACGGGCACGGCGATTAGTGATAATCCTTCTCTAACAGCACGTACCGATGATGGTCTGTACCCGCATCAACCGCGCCGTGTTGTGATTGGCTCTCGTGAGATTTCCCCAGACTCTAATCTTGCCGAACTTGGGTTTGGGCAGTATGCGGGAATACCGGAAGCGTTATCGGCGCTGTGGGATAGTGGATGCAGAGATGTTTTGATTGAAGGTGGGCCCACCTTAGCGGCCGCAGCACTGCGCTTGGGAGTTGTTGATCAAATTCAAGCCTATGTAGCTCCCGCACTGTTGGGTGCTGGAAAATCCGTGCTGAATTGGCCACAGGCAACCACCATGGCTGAGATCATGCGCTTTGAAACTACCGCTGTCAGGCAGCTCGGTGAAGACATTTTGATAGAAATGAAAAGAAAGGACCACTAA
- the fmt gene encoding methionyl-tRNA formyltransferase, which translates to MRLVFAGTPEPAVVALQKLIDSDHEVVAVLTQPDARRGRGRTLHPSAVAELAQQHGIEVLKPTSLKADSEDGQMIRQRLQELAPDCLPVVAYGQLITKDLLDIAPHGWVNLHFSLLPAWRGAAPVQASIREGDQVTGATTFRIDEGLDTGVILSTIEDEILPIDTADDLLTRLAYSGADLLVDTMTGLEQGTITPREQQGEATYASKITTQDAQIDWSKPAEVIDRHIRAHTPGPGAWTTLVDDRLKLGPIHLSGEGEVEEHLAPGVIVAQKNSVVVGTGTMPVVLGQIQPPGKKMMNAADWARGVQLEQEAKFQ; encoded by the coding sequence ATGCGCCTAGTTTTTGCCGGAACTCCAGAACCTGCAGTGGTGGCACTGCAAAAGCTTATTGATTCTGACCATGAGGTTGTTGCTGTCCTAACCCAACCGGATGCACGTCGGGGTAGGGGGCGGACGCTTCATCCTTCGGCGGTTGCAGAGTTGGCACAGCAACACGGGATTGAGGTGCTCAAACCTACGTCGTTAAAAGCAGATTCTGAAGATGGGCAGATGATTCGCCAGCGCCTGCAAGAGTTGGCTCCTGACTGTTTGCCAGTGGTGGCGTATGGGCAGTTGATCACTAAGGATTTGCTGGATATCGCACCGCACGGTTGGGTGAATCTGCACTTTTCTTTGTTGCCGGCGTGGCGTGGGGCAGCACCTGTTCAAGCCTCCATTAGAGAGGGCGATCAGGTCACAGGTGCCACAACCTTCCGTATTGATGAAGGCCTGGATACCGGTGTTATTTTGTCCACCATTGAAGATGAGATCCTGCCCATTGATACAGCCGATGATTTACTCACTCGCCTTGCTTATTCCGGTGCCGACCTGCTGGTAGACACCATGACGGGATTGGAACAAGGCACAATCACTCCGCGTGAGCAGCAAGGGGAGGCCACTTACGCGTCGAAAATCACGACTCAAGATGCGCAGATCGACTGGTCGAAGCCTGCTGAGGTCATCGATCGGCACATCAGGGCGCACACCCCAGGACCTGGTGCGTGGACAACGCTTGTCGACGACCGCCTCAAGCTCGGCCCCATCCACCTTTCAGGCGAGGGCGAGGTAGAAGAGCACTTGGCGCCTGGCGTCATTGTGGCGCAAAAGAATTCGGTTGTTGTGGGAACGGGGACTATGCCAGTAGTACTTGGGCAGATTCAGCCACCGGGTAAGAAGATGATGAATGCAGCCGATTGGGCGCGTGGTGTCCAACTTGAACAGGAAGCGAAATTTCAATGA
- the ribH gene encoding 6,7-dimethyl-8-ribityllumazine synthase, with product MAKEGLPVVELPDASGLKVAVVTARWNAEICNRLHQRAVDTGTAAGATVSEYRVVGALELPVVVQELARTHDAVVALGCVVRGGTPHFDYVCDSVTEGLTRIALDTSTPIGNGVLTTNTQEQAVERSGGEGSVEDKGAEAMVAALDTALVLSQIRATEG from the coding sequence ATGGCTAAAGAAGGATTGCCTGTTGTTGAGCTACCTGATGCCAGTGGGCTTAAAGTAGCAGTTGTTACTGCACGCTGGAATGCAGAAATTTGCAACCGCCTGCACCAACGCGCCGTTGATACAGGCACGGCTGCGGGAGCAACGGTTAGCGAATACCGTGTGGTGGGCGCACTAGAGCTGCCTGTCGTTGTACAAGAACTCGCTCGCACCCATGACGCGGTGGTTGCTTTAGGTTGCGTTGTTCGCGGTGGCACACCCCACTTTGATTATGTGTGCGATTCCGTCACAGAAGGCCTCACCCGCATTGCGCTTGATACCTCCACTCCCATCGGCAACGGTGTGCTGACCACAAACACTCAGGAACAAGCTGTAGAGCGCTCCGGCGGAGAAGGTTCTGTAGAGGATAAAGGTGCTGAAGCAATGGTCGCTGCGTTGGACACCGCCCTGGTGCTTTCTCAGATTCGGGCTACTGAGGGTTAG
- the uvrC gene encoding excinuclease ABC subunit UvrC, giving the protein MADPTTYRPAPGTIPTEPGVYKFRDENRRVIYVGKAKNLRSRLSNYFQDVTQLHPRTRQMVFAANSVEWTVVSSEVEALQLEYTWIKRFDPRFNVKYRDDKTYPMLAVSTGERFPRAFFYRGPRRKGVRYFGPYSHAWAVRETLDLLTRVFPMRTCSKGVFNRHENLGRPCLLGYIDKCAAPCVGRVNEEQHREIVDGFTSFMSGHTDKVTRKLNADMIAAAEELDFERAARLRDDLAAIDKVMEKQAVVLGDGTDADIIAFATDELEAAVQIFHIRGGRIRGQRGWVVEKPGDYAELLVDASTQPEDPALPYLMQDFLVQFYGDAVERAETEAKEDAAVIERRGVDKHSFEAEAPVTRASVVPREILVQIAPNEAEQTLKLLAELRGAGVDARVPQRGDKRALMETVERNAKELLKQHKLKRVGDLTARSAALQELQEALDMEQAPLRIECTDISHIQGTDVVASLVVFEDGLPRKSDYRRYRIKEAAGDGHSNDVASIAEVTRRRFLRHNQDKLAVPEAEEFDGSTFSDEKVEEMSTDARRFAYPPQVFIVDGGAPQVAAAQEVFDELGIVDVVLIGLAKRLEEIWVPGDPDPVILPRNSQALFLLQQIRDEAHRFAITYHRQQRSKRMRVSELDSIKGLGQSRRTELVKHFGSVAKLKEATVEEIAQVKGFGPKLAESVYQGLHAATRDN; this is encoded by the coding sequence GTGGCTGATCCAACAACCTATCGCCCGGCTCCAGGAACCATTCCAACGGAGCCGGGTGTTTATAAATTCAGGGACGAAAACCGGCGCGTTATTTACGTGGGCAAGGCTAAAAACCTGCGGTCCCGGTTATCCAATTACTTCCAAGACGTCACCCAATTGCATCCCCGCACGCGCCAAATGGTGTTTGCAGCTAATTCAGTGGAATGGACCGTGGTGTCCAGTGAAGTTGAGGCTTTGCAGCTGGAATATACCTGGATTAAACGCTTTGACCCGCGTTTCAATGTTAAATACCGCGATGATAAAACCTATCCCATGCTGGCTGTATCCACAGGGGAGAGGTTCCCGCGTGCCTTCTTCTACCGGGGTCCGCGCCGCAAAGGAGTCCGTTATTTCGGTCCGTATTCTCATGCCTGGGCGGTGCGCGAAACCCTCGATCTTTTAACCCGTGTGTTTCCCATGCGCACCTGTTCAAAAGGCGTGTTTAACCGCCATGAGAATTTAGGGCGGCCATGTCTATTGGGATATATCGATAAATGTGCAGCACCGTGTGTGGGGCGTGTGAATGAGGAACAACACCGTGAAATCGTCGACGGTTTCACCTCATTTATGTCAGGTCATACCGATAAAGTCACGCGCAAGCTGAACGCCGATATGATCGCGGCTGCGGAAGAGCTCGACTTCGAACGCGCCGCACGCCTGCGTGATGATTTAGCAGCGATCGACAAGGTCATGGAAAAGCAGGCTGTTGTCCTTGGCGATGGCACCGATGCAGACATTATTGCTTTTGCCACCGATGAGCTGGAAGCGGCTGTGCAAATCTTCCACATCCGGGGCGGTCGAATCCGCGGCCAGCGCGGCTGGGTTGTGGAAAAGCCCGGCGACTACGCCGAATTGCTTGTCGACGCCTCGACCCAACCCGAGGATCCTGCTTTGCCTTATTTAATGCAAGATTTCCTCGTGCAGTTTTACGGCGATGCTGTGGAACGCGCTGAAACTGAGGCTAAAGAAGATGCGGCGGTGATTGAGAGACGTGGCGTCGATAAGCATTCTTTTGAAGCGGAAGCACCAGTTACCCGCGCTTCGGTGGTGCCCCGGGAAATCCTCGTGCAAATAGCGCCCAATGAAGCTGAGCAAACCCTTAAACTCCTAGCGGAATTGCGGGGTGCGGGCGTGGATGCGCGCGTTCCCCAGCGCGGCGATAAGCGCGCGTTGATGGAAACCGTCGAGCGAAACGCCAAAGAACTGCTCAAACAGCACAAACTCAAGCGCGTTGGAGATTTGACGGCTCGATCTGCGGCACTCCAGGAATTGCAAGAAGCATTGGATATGGAGCAAGCTCCGCTGCGTATCGAGTGTACCGATATTTCCCATATTCAGGGCACCGACGTTGTGGCTTCTCTGGTGGTTTTTGAAGATGGATTGCCGCGGAAATCTGATTACCGCAGATATCGCATCAAGGAAGCTGCCGGCGATGGACATTCCAACGATGTGGCTTCAATCGCGGAAGTTACGCGTCGACGTTTCCTGCGCCACAACCAAGACAAATTAGCTGTTCCTGAGGCTGAAGAATTTGATGGTTCGACCTTCAGCGATGAAAAAGTTGAAGAGATGAGCACCGATGCTCGCCGCTTTGCCTATCCTCCGCAAGTATTCATCGTTGATGGTGGTGCGCCTCAGGTTGCCGCTGCGCAAGAAGTATTTGATGAACTAGGCATTGTTGATGTGGTTCTCATCGGCCTGGCGAAGCGCTTGGAAGAAATCTGGGTGCCCGGTGATCCAGATCCAGTGATTTTGCCTCGAAACTCCCAAGCCTTGTTCCTGTTGCAGCAAATCCGTGATGAAGCACACCGCTTTGCCATTACCTATCACCGCCAGCAACGCTCCAAACGCATGCGGGTATCGGAATTGGACAGCATTAAAGGCCTGGGGCAAAGTCGCAGGACTGAACTGGTGAAACACTTTGGCTCCGTGGCAAAACTTAAAGAGGCAACTGTGGAAGAAATTGCCCAAGTCAAAGGTTTCGGGCCAAAATTAGCGGAGTCTGTTTATCAAGGGCTGCACGCTGCCACGAGAGACAACTGA
- the def gene encoding peptide deformylase produces the protein MAVREVRLFGDPVLISRADEVVDFDDALSTLVDDMFDTMEDAGGVGLAANQVGVLRRVFVFDTSHQEGGLRGHVVNPVWEPVTEDTQTGNEGCLSIPDVSAQTTRYETVRLSGQDRDGNPVGFVANGLLARCIQHETDHLDGVLFLKRLDSAERKAAMGVIRASAWFNN, from the coding sequence ATGGCTGTTCGTGAAGTCAGATTATTTGGTGATCCCGTTCTTATTAGTCGGGCCGATGAGGTCGTGGACTTCGACGATGCACTGTCCACTCTCGTTGATGACATGTTTGACACCATGGAGGACGCAGGTGGAGTGGGCCTGGCAGCGAACCAGGTGGGTGTTCTCAGGCGCGTGTTTGTTTTTGATACCTCTCACCAAGAAGGCGGCCTGCGCGGCCATGTGGTTAACCCAGTGTGGGAGCCTGTGACAGAAGATACCCAAACTGGTAACGAGGGCTGTTTGTCCATCCCAGATGTCTCTGCACAAACAACGAGGTATGAAACAGTGCGGTTATCTGGACAAGACCGTGATGGAAACCCTGTGGGATTTGTAGCTAATGGATTGTTAGCACGCTGTATTCAGCATGAAACTGATCACCTAGATGGCGTGCTGTTTTTAAAGCGCCTTGATTCAGCGGAACGTAAAGCAGCCATGGGTGTTATTCGCGCATCTGCATGGTTTAACAACTAA
- the rpe gene encoding ribulose-phosphate 3-epimerase: MAQSTPKIAPSILAADFSRLGEQVLAVPDADWIHVDIMDGHFVPNLSFGADITAAVNRVTDKELDVHLMIENPEKWVDNYIDAGADCIVFHVEATDKHVELAKYIRSKGVRAGFSLRPGTPIEDYLDDLEHFDEVIVMSVEPGFGGQSFMPDQLDKVRTLRKVIDEHGLNTVIEIDGGISAKTIKQAAEAGVDVFVAGSAVYGAQDPNQAVQELRALAQ, translated from the coding sequence ATGGCACAAAGCACTCCTAAAATCGCCCCTTCCATTTTGGCCGCTGATTTCTCCCGCTTGGGGGAGCAAGTTTTAGCTGTTCCAGATGCTGATTGGATCCATGTTGACATCATGGATGGTCATTTCGTTCCCAATTTGAGTTTTGGTGCGGACATCACAGCTGCGGTTAATCGTGTGACAGACAAAGAACTCGATGTTCACCTGATGATTGAAAACCCGGAAAAATGGGTAGACAACTACATCGATGCCGGTGCTGATTGCATTGTTTTCCATGTTGAGGCCACCGATAAGCATGTTGAATTGGCTAAATACATCCGATCCAAGGGCGTGCGAGCTGGTTTCTCTTTGCGCCCAGGCACTCCGATTGAGGATTACCTTGATGATCTTGAGCATTTCGATGAAGTAATCGTGATGAGCGTTGAGCCAGGTTTCGGCGGTCAAAGCTTCATGCCTGATCAATTGGACAAGGTTCGTACATTGCGCAAAGTCATTGACGAGCACGGTTTGAACACTGTCATTGAAATTGATGGTGGCATCAGTGCGAAAACCATTAAACAGGCAGCTGAGGCTGGTGTGGATGTTTTTGTCGCTGGCTCTGCCGTGTATGGCGCGCAAGATCCAAACCAGGCAGTCCAGGAGTTGCGAGCTCTCGCACAGTAA
- a CDS encoding RsmB/NOP family class I SAM-dependent RNA methyltransferase: protein MSLEKSGGFRSRTPKAKQAPKKQAPKKQAPAKGRAGGNRKPPAQARELRALGVDKPREIAFEVLDRVRTDKAYANLILPRLLSKHHLSGRDAAFATEITYGTLRNVGLIDEVIKAASGRELGDIDPEILDVLRLGAYQVLFTRVEDHAAVDTSVKMVGGLKKFQATGFANAILRNITRKTPEQWLKELEPTEEIARVAFRTAHPRWIAKSFSQVLPKDELEQALRADSERPVVHLVARPGEISAEELALITGGEEGKYSPYAVYLDGGDPADIEPVKEGLAAVQDEGSQLIARALVEVPVEGTDGGRWLDMCAGPGGKAALIGALARMDRATVDAVEVSEHRARLIEKSVRGLPVKVQVGDGRNINLKDGYDRALVDAPCSGLGALRRRPEARWRKQESDIAELNTLQFELLESAVNKVRSGGVIVYSTCSPDLRETRNIVDKALSSLNVEELNAGEFMPGMTDTGEEKSVQMWPHRHGTDAMFVAVLRKK from the coding sequence ATGAGCCTTGAAAAATCTGGCGGATTCCGCTCCAGGACGCCCAAAGCTAAGCAGGCACCCAAAAAACAGGCGCCGAAGAAGCAAGCACCAGCAAAGGGGCGTGCGGGAGGAAACCGTAAGCCCCCTGCGCAGGCTAGGGAATTGAGGGCTCTGGGCGTCGATAAGCCTAGGGAAATTGCGTTTGAGGTGCTTGACCGTGTGCGCACCGATAAGGCCTACGCCAATTTGATATTGCCCAGGTTGTTGAGCAAGCATCATCTGTCTGGTCGTGATGCGGCATTTGCTACTGAAATTACCTACGGCACGCTGCGTAATGTGGGGCTGATCGATGAGGTGATCAAGGCAGCCTCTGGCCGTGAACTAGGCGATATTGATCCGGAAATCCTGGATGTGTTGCGCCTTGGCGCTTATCAGGTGTTGTTCACGCGCGTCGAGGATCACGCAGCCGTAGATACATCGGTGAAAATGGTGGGTGGTTTGAAGAAATTTCAGGCCACTGGTTTTGCCAATGCGATTTTGCGTAACATCACCCGGAAAACCCCCGAGCAGTGGCTGAAGGAATTGGAGCCAACTGAGGAAATCGCTCGGGTTGCATTCCGGACCGCGCACCCACGGTGGATTGCCAAGAGTTTCTCCCAAGTCCTGCCCAAGGACGAATTAGAGCAGGCACTTCGAGCTGATTCGGAACGTCCCGTGGTGCATTTAGTAGCCCGACCAGGTGAAATCAGTGCTGAAGAATTAGCGTTGATTACCGGTGGGGAAGAGGGAAAGTATTCTCCTTACGCGGTATATCTTGACGGTGGCGACCCAGCTGATATTGAGCCAGTCAAGGAAGGCTTAGCTGCTGTCCAAGATGAGGGCTCCCAGCTTATTGCACGCGCATTGGTAGAAGTTCCAGTTGAAGGCACCGATGGTGGTCGATGGTTGGATATGTGTGCAGGTCCTGGTGGTAAAGCTGCATTGATTGGTGCGTTGGCGCGGATGGATCGTGCAACCGTCGATGCTGTTGAGGTATCTGAACACCGTGCCCGTTTGATTGAAAAGTCAGTGCGTGGATTGCCAGTGAAAGTGCAAGTCGGTGATGGCCGAAACATTAACTTAAAAGACGGCTATGATCGTGCGCTAGTGGATGCACCGTGTTCTGGTTTGGGTGCACTGCGACGTCGTCCGGAAGCGCGGTGGCGCAAGCAGGAAAGCGATATTGCAGAGTTGAATACTTTGCAGTTTGAGCTTTTAGAATCGGCAGTAAACAAGGTTCGTTCAGGTGGCGTAATTGTCTATTCCACCTGTTCACCTGATCTGCGCGAAACCCGAAACATTGTGGATAAAGCCCTGAGTTCTTTGAACGTTGAAGAGCTTAATGCCGGGGAGTTTATGCCAGGCATGACAGATACCGGTGAAGAGAAATCAGTGCAGATGTGGCCTCACCGTCACGGCACTGATGCCATGTTCGTGGCAGTGTTGCGGAAAAAGTAG
- a CDS encoding PH domain-containing protein, with translation MTTNAPDGATNNINNAQSGAVGKPKAQLSDAEIQEYTAAFADTTTTKPWELVVTTKFLKKLAWVAVVVIMAVHIFMGAVVGVDFTGAAVTVIDALAFPGIGIIISIVVFIGLTRPRVRANEDGVEVRNFIGTRFYPWVVIYGMSFPKGSSVARLELPDFEFVPMWAFQSRDGESVVKAVATFRELENKYMPED, from the coding sequence GTGACAACGAACGCCCCCGACGGAGCAACGAACAATATCAACAACGCACAATCGGGCGCTGTCGGGAAGCCAAAGGCACAACTCAGCGACGCTGAAATTCAGGAATACACTGCGGCTTTTGCCGACACCACTACTACCAAACCGTGGGAGCTTGTGGTGACTACCAAATTCTTGAAAAAGCTAGCATGGGTTGCCGTCGTGGTGATCATGGCTGTTCATATATTCATGGGTGCGGTTGTTGGTGTGGATTTCACCGGTGCAGCAGTGACCGTGATTGATGCGTTGGCATTCCCCGGTATCGGCATCATTATTTCCATCGTAGTGTTTATCGGGTTGACGCGTCCGCGTGTGCGTGCAAACGAAGACGGCGTAGAAGTCCGAAACTTCATTGGTACTCGGTTTTACCCATGGGTGGTCATCTACGGCATGTCTTTCCCCAAGGGCAGCAGCGTAGCTAGATTGGAACTTCCAGATTTTGAGTTTGTTCCCATGTGGGCGTTCCAATCCCGTGACGGTGAATCAGTGGTGAAGGCAGTTGCTACGTTCCGGGAACTCGAAAACAAGTACATGCCAGAGGACTAA
- a CDS encoding riboflavin synthase encodes MFTGIVEELGSVAGVEHLGDSIRMQIAASTVLEDVHLGDSISVNGVCLTVASFGDGHFTADLMQETLDRSSLGALSTGSKVNLERAMAAGGRLGGHIMQGHVDATTTLIKRTSSENWDVLRFELPTDLARYVVEKGSIALNGTSLTVSSLGDDWFEVSLIPTTLRETTHGELAVGDIVNIEVDVIAKYVERMMLPGLATENTPDGNTGLTKD; translated from the coding sequence ATGTTCACAGGAATTGTTGAGGAGCTCGGCTCTGTTGCAGGTGTGGAACATCTAGGTGATTCCATCCGGATGCAGATCGCGGCATCCACGGTGTTAGAAGACGTCCACTTGGGCGATTCCATTTCTGTCAATGGCGTGTGCTTGACTGTTGCATCTTTTGGTGATGGCCATTTCACCGCAGACCTCATGCAGGAAACCCTCGATAGAAGTTCATTGGGCGCATTATCGACAGGCAGCAAGGTTAATTTGGAACGAGCCATGGCAGCTGGTGGCCGTCTTGGTGGGCACATCATGCAAGGTCATGTTGATGCCACCACAACCTTGATCAAACGCACCAGTTCGGAAAACTGGGATGTTTTGCGCTTTGAGCTTCCCACAGACCTCGCGCGTTATGTGGTGGAAAAAGGTTCCATCGCGCTCAATGGCACATCCTTGACTGTGTCATCTTTAGGTGATGATTGGTTTGAAGTGTCCTTGATTCCTACCACCTTGCGTGAGACCACACATGGGGAACTTGCCGTGGGCGATATCGTAAACATTGAGGTAGATGTGATTGCCAAATATGTCGAGCGAATGATGCTGCCAGGTTTGGCAACCGAAAACACTCCCGATGGCAACACCGGATTGACGAAAGACTAG